CACATGGGTGTTATTAAGACATACTTTCTTGGCTCAGAAAAAAAGTGCATGAATTTCGATATTTggttacaaaacataatattcttttatttaaaatccatattataatgtttgtcgTCAAAATCAGAAACGAAATACCctagaatttttttatatcaaatgcttacctgtatgtatttaattttcctGCCTTGAAGGTTAATCTGGATTTTACTCTGTTAGACAAAGcctgatttattgatttatcgAATTGCAGTAAAACCTTTACTGCTAGTGCTGGCGTTATTTGGCCATActggaaattaaataaacaacaagATGAGTACGTAATAAAATGAACAGTTGGTTTTCAATGTAAACAAAACTCACCTGTATTAATTCGTCGAGACTCTCTTGTAATGTGTTACCGATTGTAGTGTTTCTGTACAATTGATATGACATTACTGAAGTGTTGAGAAGGAGTAAGGTTTTATCTATTTGTTGATAGTAtttagaaaatgtataaaacgaaATTACAGTAAAAGTTACAACCAACACCAACAGAACTCGGAAATCAGTATCAGAATATTTTTGCAAGTTGCACAAAAATCTGAATATCTAGATGACAGTGGAGATCAGGGTTACCAACTGAACCCCTAAAATCACCAAGATtgaaaaatcctttaaaaaatgTCTTCTTGTCCTTACTTTTCCAAGCATATATTTAtgcatgaaaaatataaattgtatgaatATTATGGGGTTCAAAACAAGAACCAACGTATAACCACTTATATGTAGTTAGATGTATTCCTACTTGATTGTGTGGAGCTACTATTATGAGAAGTCATTCAAATCGTGATGCatcaatgttttatgttttatctatacaataaaatacggATGTCAAAGTTTCGTGAAAAGGAACGTGTCGTAAGCACGTACTTATTGAATTGGATTTTTTGAGAAATATTTGATGACTTGTGTAAATTGAATGTTGAattgatttgtatttataataaagtaggaGCGAAAATTTTTAATAGTGTTGTTGTTAGGGTGCATTTGCGGTGGTTGTGCTCATGTTGCCACCGGTAAATAAGGACAACATAAGTGACTCgtaattttgatacaaaaacGTCATAAAATTCTTCAAGATGATCCAGGACGATGAATATGAGTTTTTAGTGTCGACTCCAGAGCGAATAGAAGCTCTGGGGTTCAAACCACAAAAGGAAATTTTGGCAAATCACATCTTGCCATATGCTGGTGAACTGGATGAAGAATCCACCCGGTTTTAGAGCAGGTGAAAACAAATCTGGCAAAAGCGGTGATGCTTCGTGAGATGAAACCGGCCTGCAGGTATGGTCTTCCAGACTCatgaagtaaatatataattttttatcttggttttataaaacttttcatTTGTATAAGTGGGTTAcccatataagtattttttgcaaTCGTCTCAAttgattgtttatataaaatcaacataTAGTTATAGTATTATCTATCTCCTTCACACACATGCAATGTAAATAAGGTGATGTCAATTTGCCATCATGGCATTCCTTCCCACTCATTTGACTATAACCATTTTATCAGACTTGACGTCATTTATACGGTGAACATTAACATTAtccttattttaatttgtaaataatagtgGCCCAGTACTGGTCCCTATGGTGCTCAATGGggaggcctatatccagcagGACGATTcctggctgaaatgatgatgatgatgatgaatgtaaTACCCAAAATATTGTGTAcctaatatatttacatatcatGACTTggcatttttcattttataaataaaaatgaaaacaaagcaCATGAAAATCACAATGAGGATTTAAATAGATTTCCACAAATACACTCACACTTCATATCCTCGAAGGAttgggcagaggcgcaacaggtgCATCTATGTTCTGCAGCATgcattctgtcccatgatataatAGCCCTCCCGAAAGATCATTGCATCCTTCTTGTCTAAAGCCTTTTACTATATTGTGGACAAGTTCAATAAAATCTAGGCTGATACAGAGTTGAcaacctaatatcactgcctgactTGGAGATTtatgtatgattttattataactataataatcaAGCAACCTTAACTGTTATATCCTTCAAACATTGCTTGTTAAATTTGCATAGTAAAGTgactttgaattttataaaaatacagtagTATAACATGGGTTTTTTACTGAATGGGGTTGACCCAAAATTTACCACCCAGGTAAGAGCAAACAAAGGCCatatcaaaaacaataaacaattgggcACATACTGCTCCTAGCTGCTGgtacataaaaaatgtataaaatgacCAAATAGTATGTGTGAATTTATGGTTTCTAACTTTTCCTCTCTGATCTGAGTACTTACACTCATCCTCGTGTCTCATAACACCTTTTGATTTCTGATAATAAGTTAAAGCATTACTTGTAACTAGTTTTATAGAGCCAAAATATGATgcaattcttatatttttttagctgcTTAACAAGTCTTTGTTAAAAGTCATCACCTGATATCTAGAACAAATTTGAGTATacccaaataattattaatttcaaaactattgGTAACTTTTAAATACAGACAGTGTGACGCATTATATGTTACACTAAATGGTTAATAGTTAACCTTTGGCAATAGTATGAGAGTGTCTCGTATGCTGGCTGTTACCCAAAACTTCCTGAAAACCAAACAATTTGAGTGACCTTAGTATTATAGTATGATAACTCGAGAtttgttcattataattatgcaaTATCTTATTTCATAGTACTTACACAATATCATAACTATTGCATACAAGCCATGcttgttaataatatgtatgcatAGTctctaattttgtattaaattctttTCAGAATAAACAAGTAGCCTTGATAACtctatatacctagtcttgccataaatattgtaataaagaaaaaagaaaattgttaactgcaaataacatttattacttt
This portion of the Manduca sexta isolate Smith_Timp_Sample1 unplaced genomic scaffold, JHU_Msex_v1.0 HiC_scaffold_2968, whole genome shotgun sequence genome encodes:
- the LOC119192591 gene encoding transcription initiation factor IIA subunit 2, which gives rise to MSYQLYRNTTIGNTLQESLDELIQYGQITPALAVKVLLQFDKSINQALSNRVKSRLTFKAGKLNTYRFCDNVWTFMLNDVEFREVQEVAKVDKVKIVACDGKNVDDRR